From a region of the Hippopotamus amphibius kiboko isolate mHipAmp2 chromosome 3, mHipAmp2.hap2, whole genome shotgun sequence genome:
- the RHOH gene encoding rho-related GTP-binding protein RhoH yields MLSSIKCVLVGDSAVGKTSLLVRFTSETFPEAYKPTVYENTGVDVFMDGIQISLGLWDTAGNDAFRSIRPLSYQQADVVLMCYSVANHNSFLNLRNKWIGEVRSNLPCTPVLVVATQTDQREVGPHRASCVNAIEGKRLAQDVRAKGYLECSALSNRGVQQVFECAVRTAVNQARRRNRRRFFSITECKIL; encoded by the coding sequence ATGCTGAGTTCCATCAAGTGTGTGTTGGTGGGAGACTCTGCCGTGGGGAAAACCTCTCTGTTAGTGCGTTTCACCTCGGAGACCTTCCCGGAGGCCTACAAGCCCACAGTATATGAAAATACAGGTGTAGACGTTTTCATGGATGGCATCCAGATCAGCCTGGGCCTCTGGGACACAGCTGGCAATGATGCCTTCAGGAGTATCCGCCCTCTGTCCTACCAGCAGGCAGACGTGGTGCTGATGTGCTACTCTGTGGCCAACCACAACTCCTTCCTGAACCTGAGAAACAAGTGGATTGGTGAAGTCAGGAGCAACCTGCCCTGCACCCCCGTGCTGGTGGTGGCCACCCAGACTGACCAGCGGGAGGTGGGGCCCCACAGGGCCTCCTGTGTCAATGCCATAGAAGGAAAGAGGTTGGCCCAGGATGTGAGAGCCAAGGGCTACCTGGAGTGCTCAGCCCTCAGCAACCGAGGGGTACAGCAGGTATTTGAGTGTGCCGTCCGAACCGCCGTCAACCAAGCCAGGAGGCGCAACAGAAGGCGGTTCTTCTCCATTACTGAGTGCAAGATCCTCTAA